One Vicia villosa cultivar HV-30 ecotype Madison, WI linkage group LG5, Vvil1.0, whole genome shotgun sequence genomic window, tTTCTAAAATTGAGGCTCTAATTTTTTTGAGGTCATGGCCTGTGGACCTGCTTGTTTAGGCCTAGAGCCGACCCTGGATAGAATAAATAGCTCAACAGGTAGTCTAAGTAAAGAAATCCCCTTTAAAAGACTCGTCTTAGAATTATATATCGAAGGTATAAATTGATTTAGAAATTTCACAACAGAagatatggaaaaaaattatggaACTCCTTTAAATGTTCTCAGCCTGATCTAGATGCAAGTTTTGAATAAAACTAGTCTTGTGAAACCAATTGCACCATATGTAATGCTAGCTAAATTTTCCATAATTACTTTGGATGAAAGTGACTCTACATTGCAGAATGTAACgtccgtttattttatttaattatttaaaatttataggaATAATCTACATAATATTATGTTTTAATCCaacaattgattttaaaaaatatttatccaatATGAAGTTATTGAGTTAGTGTAACTCATGATGTAATTTTTCGAGTGTAATTTGAAGATAGATAATtatcaaaaatgaaaaattactaaaaaaaaaatatactttgAATGAAGATAgataagagaaagagagaaaaaaaaattcaaataaccatgtttaaaaataaataccCCAAAAACCAGATTTTCAGAAAAATTACCTGCATGACCAGGTTTGGGAGGTGGCCTACACGTAGGAGCCACCTCCCGTGGCGCCAACACATAAAACCATATACAcatgcgccacctggggtggcttCAATGTGTAATTTGAATTATGAAGgcacctagggtggcgcctaagtcattttttttttgttattttttgttatttttttgttttttttaacatatttattttgtttttttaattgttttaatatattttaaaaaaaaactattaaataaataattagacaggtagtgtttaatgatataaatagggaagaaacattacaaatacgggaGATACAggaaaaacattacaaatacgaaaAGTACGggacaaacattacaaatacggaaaaaaagagaatatttttaaaacattaaaattattctATTCATGACCCCTCTGACCGCCAGTTCCGCAATTTGGAATTGTTCGAATTCGTTGAGAAGGTTCTCGACGACCCCTTTCTCCATGACCCCCTAGCCCGACCCCCCCTAttccttggttgttcttgttgtgttTGGGTAGGTGGGCCTCGGATTAGCCCCTTCATGCGCTCGTTGGACATGTAGTCTTGTATCCTGCTGTCAAATagtcgggtccccatgccctcaaagattGATCTTGCGGTGGAGTTGTGTCATATGGTCGGTAAAACCCAGCGCTTGATTGGCCTTGTAAAAAAGGCATTGTTTATTGTGGTGTGAtgtagccatattgttggtgttgtgattgttggggtgtggtgtagccatattgttggtgttgtgatTGTATGTATTTGTCTTGTAGTGAAATTGTCTTCATGACCCATACTGCCAGTCTGtattttggacagtcaaatacgcatgctttcgtctagtcccatcaAGTCAGGCATTGATCAGTCTGTCTGCATTTATCATACAAGTTAGGCGTGCTTGTAAATAGTACGCAACAACACTCCTCTTGTAAATAGGGGTTCCCAGggttgagtttacacacagaAACACAAACACCAAACACCAACACAACAATGTCTCGCATTAGGCCATCTGGATGTCACTGGACAACAGAGCCCccgccccggagatcaacatggcgtatcgaacctgaaccggagtatcgcagaaggaccggacatgtcatattctctgctgtcaaacctcccatgccagtgatgttttggaatatctcttccgtcgagcaactcaagaggactctcatGTCTTTTCTAGAGAGGGAGTACGAATCCGGCGAACAGATcagaagcatcaagaggcttaaaacaagggccgATGATGTGACCGGAGCAACGATAAGTTTTTGGGATAACGTGGAATACGACAATGattgcattcaaatgatgcatggacccaatgacattgttttaaccgtagtgatttcttagatgttttagtttatctttttctgttggttattttcaatgtaccttttaattaatgaatgaattaatgtttttcatgaacatcttattttcttatttaatataaatattttttaaatatgttaaaataaaaataaaacaaaaaaacaaaacaaaaaacaaaacaaaaaacaaaacaaaaaaaaacaaaaaaaaatagaatgacttaggcgccaccctaggtgcCTTCATAATTCAAATTACACATTGaagccaccccaggtggcgcatgTGTATATGGTTTTGTGTGTTGGCGCCACGGGAGGTGGCTCCTACGTGTAGGCCACCTCTCAAATCTGGTCATACAGGTAATTCTCCCGAAAATTTGATTTTtgtggtaattttttttttaaacatggttatttaaattttttttccaaaagagatgAGTGTTTGAAATTTATAATCAATCAACCGAAAAAAGTATACAATATGTTTGAAAGGGACTTAAAATAACTATGACAAAGAAATTAGACAAATTATATATGAAAAGATATTTTCAcaaagaacaaaaataaaaatttgaaaacaaaCAACTATGGCCATGTATTCAAACTGCACGAAGGATTAAAGTATGAAATTAAGATAAGGAATATTCTTTCACCTTTACTTTTCTATTACTTATTAGAtatcaataaaatataaaaataaagccAGGAGAGAGATCAATCCCACTTCACTTGAATTAACCTCTTCTCCCTATTACACCATGGCTCCAAAAATCTGGGATATTCTCTCTGAAACTAAACGCATAATAGTAGCTCAACCTCGTCACTACCTCACCCTCTCCCTTATCTTCCTCTTACCCCCTTCTTTCGTCTCTCTTCTCCTCAACATCCTTGTCAAAAACATTCAACAAGCCACCTACCCCATTTTAATCTTCACCCTAGTTTctatcctcctcctcctcatctctTCCATCTTCACCTTATGTGCCGTCATCTCCATCACTTACAGCGTCTACCACTCCTTTTTCAATCAACCCATCAAACTCAAAGAAGCCTTCAAATCCATCTCCACTTCCTTCTTCCCCTTACTCGCCACCGACATCATCATCTTTGCCATTTTCTTCGTTGTCCTTCTTCTATTTGCACTTCTCATTGGAGCTGCCTCGTTTCTCATCACTTATGTAGCCGGTGTTGACCTCCAAGCTCACTCTTTCTTGATTGTGGTTTCTTTGATGCTTGTTTTCCTAATTTTTATGCTGTATTTGGGAGCTCACTTGAGCTTAGTGAAAGTTATTGTGGTGGTGGAATCGTGTTGGGGTTTGGAACCGTTGAGGAGAAGTTGGAAATTGGTGAAAGGAATGAAGAGGTTGATTCTGAGAACATTGTCCTTGATTGGGTCCTTGCAATCGATGTTGGCGTGGTTAACCAGTTATAGCTGGATATTGATTTTAGTGATTTCTCCAATAGTTGCTATGCTTTGGCTTTACAGTATTGCGGTTCTTACGGTGTTGTACATATACTGCAAGGAGGAAAATGAGAAGCTAGCAGATGAAGAATTTGGGAAGGAAAAGGATGAAGCTAGGTTGCCCTTAATTTCATCTTAGAATTGGTCAAAGTTGTGGGTTTTGGGTTTGACTCAGTTATGATTTTTCTTCCTACAAATTGTTTATTGTACTATCCTTCTTTGTTTTGATCTTCTATAAAATGACTAATTTTTCAATTTGTTAgtaatttaatatcattttacAGACCAATAAAAGGATGATGACATAAAACCTAAGTTTGATGAAAAAATATAGAAGCGAAACAAATTTCTAATCGAGTGGACCGTTTTGCTACTCATAAATATTTATGCCGTTAATTATTTAAATGTTAATTACttagtatattattttaatataataatatgaaATCTCCACTTATTTCAATCTTTTCCTAGTTGTTGTTAAtttattattgaaattaaattttaattttattacaataatatataaattatatagttgataaatatttgattaataattACAAATGCCCAATATAATGTGCGTACGAGTATTTTATTACTTTGACTATAAGCAGTAACATCCATGCCATTGGAGTTAcatttttcaatatatatatatatatatatatatatatatatatatatatatatatatatatatatatatatatatatatatatatatatatatatatatatatatatatatatatatatatatatatatatatatatatatatatatataggggacgactcaggtgagaacacttggttattatgagaaatgagaaaaatgaatcaccaccattaaattttgattttgttgattttaatgaacttgattggtttctctttctataatccttaatatttattttaaatcaacatagaaagagaaaccaatccagtccattaaaatcaacaaaattaaaaattaatggtcgtgattcatttttctcatttctcataataaccaagtgttctcacctgagtcgtcccctatatatatatatatatatatatatatatatatatatatatatatatatatatatatatatatatatatatatatatatatatatatatatatatatatatatatatatatatatatatatatatatatatatatatatatatatatatatatcataagagaatgatttttttatatgagaatgtgagaatgaatctgaaccattggattttaaaataaatagtggaGATTATGCgtgaattttttttatctctcATCAATTAATGacataggagagagaaaaaaagattcacacataatcttcaccatttattttaaaatctaatggttcagatttattttcacattcttatataaaaaaatcattctcatatgatatgtcctatatatatatatatatatatatatatatatatatatatatatatatatatatatatatatatatatatatatatataacaaatcgACCCATTTGTTTTTTAGAAGTTCTATTTTAGTAACATGCACCTTAGAGTGcatttaagaatttttttagttaaaacttATTAAAATAcactttcataaaaataagtgggtgtattaTAGCAAATCTCAAAGGAATTTGTTATAATACACTCGATTATTTTTATGAAGATttattttagcaacatgcaccttaaAGTGTATTTAACCTTTTTGTAGTTAAAGTTtactaaaatagaccttcatctATGTTAGCaaatcacatatatatatataggggacgtatcaaatgagaactttggctataatgagaactgagaacttttaataataaccgtatgatttaaaatcaatgctcatATTTGCTTTAATGTGGTTTGTATTTAAAtcagaatctatctattaattactgtctcttaaaatttaagtaaaatctgagtcattgattttaaatcgtacggttattattaaaagttctcagttctcattatagccaaagttctcatttgatacgtccccatatatatatctatatatatatatatatatatatatatatatatatatatatatatatatatatatatatatgagtactAATGAAACTggagaagaaatgcaagaatggacACATGTCACTATATTATAgggaaaattttaatttattttttaataggaatcatggggCGGTGCTGATAATAAATGATTGAGATTTATTCTTGCCTTTCTTGTTTTATGATTTCTTAACAATTagcattttcatatatatatatatatatatatatatatatatatatatatatatatatatatatatatatatatatatatatatatatataggggacgactcaagtgagaacacttggttattatgagaaatgagaacaatgaatctagaccattagatttgattttaatggactggattggtttctctttccatgttgatttaaaataaatattaaggatcatggaaagagaaaccaatccagtccattaaaatcaaatctaatggtctaaatttattgttctcatttctcataataaccaagtgttctcacttgagtcgtcccctatatatatatatatatatatatatatatatatatatatatatatatatatatatatatatatatatatatatatatatatatatatatatatatatatatatatgaagagggttatatttactaagagtaaattattataacttactccacatcttgaccatttattattttcaattataaatggtcaagatgaggaataagttataataacttactctagGGTTAAATATAACCTAAATataacctttatatatatatagagggcatatcatatgagaatgtcttttttatatgagaatatgagaatgaatctgaatcattggattttaaaataaatggtggagattatgtgtgaattttttttttatctctcttcaatcttttattttaatgatgaaggagagagaaaaaaattcacacataatctccaccatttattttaaaatccaatgattcagattcattctcacattctcatattgatatgccctatatatatatatatatatatatatatatatatatatatatatatatatatatatatatatatatatatatatatatatatatatatatatatatatatatatatatatatatatatatatatatatatatatatatatatataagagaccGGCACACATTCAATATTCACTTTTGTGATCTTCATTTTGTTAAAAGTTACATATTTTATAACTTTAATTTCAACTTTTTGATGTCCTTTATTCATATCCATGAATAATGTGACTTGGGTGTGGGAGTTATGTGAAGAGGAAAAGACTTGGTCAAATTCTAAAAAATGAAAGGCGGAGATGTGTTTTATCCAAGAATCAAAATTGCAGCTTGTTAACGATGAAATGACATAAGCATGTGGACAGGAAATGATTATGAATGGCATAATCATTACGATGTGGAGGAGAGGCTTCATCATTTCTCTACTAAGTTTCAAAGGCAAAggtttttttttatgtaaatGCATTGAGGAAAggtactaattttttttttttttatgtttactcTCCTCGTTCTTTAGTTGATTAAAGGCAATATGGCTGGAAATTGTGAACTGGAAAAATAAGTTAGAACTTGGAGAGTGGTTGGGAGGAGAGAAGGAGTAGGAATATAAGTAATATGCTCTCAGAAATTGAGGATTTTAGTAGTTTTATAGATGCAATGGAACTTATTGATCTCCCTGTGATTGAGAGTCTCTTTACTTGGTGTAGTCCAGATGGAAGAGCTGAAAGTAGGTTGGATAGATTTATTATGACAGGGGGGCTCATTAACAGCTGGAATATGGTGGCGCAAGAGTCTGGATCTATGGACATTTCGGATCACAAACCAATGTGAATTAAGTGTAGTTGTCTTGACAGGGGACCAATGCCTTTTAAAGTGAATTTGTGCTGGTATGAGAATGGAGATTTTCTGTCATTTGTTAAGAAGGAGTGGGAACCATTCACAATTAAGGAGAGTAAATACTATGCcatcaaagaaaaattgaaattattaaGAGAGAGGCTCATGTGATGGAATAAAACAATCTTTGGATGGATAGACTTAAAGGTAGAGGATGAGGTGAAGGAATTAAATAAATTACAAGATGAGTTGTTGAACGACAAAAGCCAAAGGGTGAAGGAAGGGGATATTAAGCTGAAGAGGGTTCAGGAATCTCTATGGAAATATCTTTACTACAAAGAAAGCATCCTAAAACAAAAGTCAAGACAAAGTTGGTTATTAGAAGGGGATTTGAATACAAGATTCTTCCACTCAATGTTGAAGTGTAGGTATATGAGGAATACTATTGTGTCAATTCAGTCTAATTTAGGTGTTATGGAGGGTGTTGGGGCGGTGAAAGAGACTATTAAGAATCATTTTGCATCGAGATTCCATAATCCTACTGTTAAGAGAGCTCGAGACGATGGAGTTTAACAAATTATCTCCAGAGGAATGGTGTAGGTTGGAGGAAGGTTTTCAATAGAAGAAattgaagaagtgatttttaaTAGTGGTGGAGATAGGAGTCCAATACCAGATGGGCTAAACCTAGATTTCCTAAAAAGATGTTAGGAGTTTGTAGGAGTTGATATAAGAAAATTAGTACAGGAATTCCACAAATCATCAAAACTACCCAGAGCCATGACAACATCATTCCTGGCCCTTGTTCCTAAAAGTGAAATTCCCCAAGGTTTGGATGACTACATAACCATTTACCTAGTAGGATGTATGTATAAGGTGATATCTAAGCTACTAGCCTCTAGAGTAAGAAAGGTGATGGATAAAATTATTTCAAGAAATCAAACTACCTTTATCACTGGAAGGCAGATCCTGGATGGTTTGTAAGTAACAAATGAAATTATAGACTATGCTAAAAGAATGGAAAAGGATTGTTTGATGTTTAAAGTGCATTTTTTATAGgcatatgattgtatggattgaaaATTCCTAAGGTTTATGCTAAGGAATATGGGACTTGGCCAGAGGTGGATGCAATGGATGAAAGCTACCATTTCCAGTAGTGATATGTCTATTATGGTCAATGGGATTCCAACGGGGGAATTCTTAGTAAGTCGAGGGTTAAGACATGGAGATCCACTATCTCTATTCTTGTTTACAATTGTTGCAGAAGGGCTTGCAGAACTAGTTAGAGAGGTTGTAAGTGGGGGCATGTTTAAGGGTTTTAAGTTGAATGATAATGTCTCCTATAATCTCCTACAACTGATGAGAAAATTTTTGTTGGAGAGAGTTATTGGGAGGGATAATGTGTGGATTATGAAGGTTGTTCTAAGGGATTTTGAAATGTCATTTGGATTATGAATCAACATGTGGAAGAGTAAGCTATATGGAATCGGTGTCACTGACCTATTTCTGGACGCTTCATCCTCTTTTATGTCTTGTAGATTAGATAAGATTCCTTTCAAATTCTTGGGCTTAACAGTGGGAGGAAACCATAGAAGTATAAGTTTCTAGAATCATGTtatgaagattctgaagacaaaATTATCATCTTGGAAAGGAAGATTGTTGTCCATGGAAGGGAGAATTACACTCATCAACTTTGTCATGTCAAATATGACAATGTACCATCTGGAATTTTTCAAAGTACCGATGGAAGTCTTGAAGAAGACCAGAAGaattcaaagaaactttttatggaTCAAGGCTATGGATAAACTAGGAATAGTATGAATAATTGGGACTCAGTTTGCATACCAAAGGAGGAAAGGGTTGGGCATCAAGGAAATTGAGATATTTAATAAAGCCATTATTAACAAATGGATTAGGAGGTTTATCAATGAAGATAATGCTATTTGGACAGGGATTATCCAGGCAAGATATTGATGTATAACTAAGAGGCTTTGGTCCTGTGATGAGAATAAACTAAAAGCATCAGATTCATTATGGTGGAGGGATATTCTGATTGTTGCAGGGACCTTTGAAACACTTGGTATGATGAAATGGTTCACATTAGAATTGGTTGTGGTGATAGGATTCCTTTTTGAACTGCTAAGTGGTTGAGACATGTCCCTTTAGCACACCAATCCCTGGTCTATTTCAAGCCTATACTAATAAAGATGCTAGTGTGCAACATATGGGGGATTGGCATTAACAGGATTGGCTTTGGAATTAGGAGAGGATGGATGTAAAGTATGATGGGGATCCGATTGTGATTGAAGAAAAAGAATCCTTGCACGAACGGTTATCATAAGTTAAACCACATTATAATCAAAGAGACGTGGTAATATGGCCCTATGGTAACATCTTTTCGGTTTCCTCTTGCTACAATCAAGTGTTACATGATAATGAAGGTCGGTGTCTAGATTCAAGAGCTAAGATGGCCCTGAAGGTGCTATAGGAAACTATGGTtccatttaaaatcaaaatatttggATGGAGATTACAATAAGATCAACTACCAACACGAAGGAAGTTGGCAAGGAGGGTGTCCTACACAGCTACGGTGATAAGGTTTGTGGCTATTGCTTTCAAGTAGAGGAAGATATAGTCTGTATCATGATGCATTGTGTTGTGGTGAGAATTGCTTGGAAGAATATTCAACAATGGCTTCAAATAGTTGTGTCCGAGGAAGATGACTGTTGCAGCCACTTCTTGAATACGGTAAACAAACTGAAACAGTTTGGGATAACAAAGAGAGTTGGAGACATATGGCTGACTATTTGTTAGTGTGTTTGGCAAGGGAGGAATGACATTATATTCAACGCTGTTATAGGTGATGCGAGGGAACTGGTATTCAATGTAAAGATGTTTGCATGGAGGTGGCTATCTTTTGATTTAAAAGGAAAATTGTTACGTAGTTTCTATGAGTGGTATCAAAATTCTACTCCCTCcatcccacaatgagtgactcatttggaataaaataatgtcccaaaatgaatgactcatttcaatttccaatacactttttccaattctaccctctaattaataaaagtttcatcatttccaatacataataagagtattatagtaaaaatattattctctcttacttttaaccacttttcttaatttgtgtgaaatGGTAGACTGGATCACTCATTGTAAGACTGATGAAATACCAATTATCTGAATCTAAGAGCATAAATATAGGGGGTGGTATTTGCCACATGTACCACTTGTGTCAGAATAGTATGGATAATTGAATGTAAATGGTGTAGTATTACATAACCACAATATCCAAATAATGCTACggtgcttttaaattttttattatattaaatgttaAGTTAGTGTATATTGTGTGATTAGTGGGAcccattttaaagttttagatgtGTAGTATGGatatttacaaattttaattaggtggtttaaataattgagaagtgtgaaataatatattatattaagtaGGGTTCATTTATACCATCAAATTGGATGGTATGGATATGGATGCTCTAAAATTCATCTTATTTATACTTTTTCGTTTTATATTTAGGTTTAAGCATCCCTGATGCGTTCTCATGAATAAAGTCGTTgcttatatataaaaaaagaaaaaacattaaaaaaaacctaCTCTACATACTCTTAATTTATCAATGACAATATCAACGTACTACTCTAAGCTCATATGTAAACTAAAACTGGTCAATAAATTAAGATATTTGTTTGAAGTTTCAAACAGAATACTACAATTTCCATTCaccaattttttaataatatgagactaaatataaataatttttactaATATCGAAACTCAAACATGGCACAAATTATCAATTATGGCGGGCGGGAATAAAATTTGAGCTAGTC contains:
- the LOC131607319 gene encoding uncharacterized protein LOC131607319, which produces MAPKIWDILSETKRIIVAQPRHYLTLSLIFLLPPSFVSLLLNILVKNIQQATYPILIFTLVSILLLLISSIFTLCAVISITYSVYHSFFNQPIKLKEAFKSISTSFFPLLATDIIIFAIFFVVLLLFALLIGAASFLITYVAGVDLQAHSFLIVVSLMLVFLIFMLYLGAHLSLVKVIVVVESCWGLEPLRRSWKLVKGMKRLILRTLSLIGSLQSMLAWLTSYSWILILVISPIVAMLWLYSIAVLTVLYIYCKEENEKLADEEFGKEKDEARLPLISS